One stretch of Haladaptatus sp. R4 DNA includes these proteins:
- a CDS encoding helix-turn-helix domain-containing protein, translated as MTQENQDHEIDDQHIETLIDQLEAPHQNKTVLTHLYVECVYNTYECADILSVSQRTVRKWLKDWNIPRRGHGGRKKTHPSFTSFTPKDNDYIHVQSGDKTAYIHQLNLIADGHDPNDVFGKDNHVHHIDGIKYHNLPENLTLMDVSKHHKHHNDVMYADSPWRNQEVMQALVDEKVSIQYASDIIDCNDATIREWRNKFDLEGDTLRRDNNEVTPWRNPVILRYLIEEEGIQLKQASERFDVDPSTLTKYTNLHEIDVPNGSQRDIMRKVRELQQRNSGFMEADD; from the coding sequence ATGACACAAGAGAATCAAGACCACGAAATTGACGACCAACACATAGAAACATTAATCGACCAACTCGAAGCACCACACCAGAATAAGACGGTACTAACTCACCTCTACGTAGAGTGTGTATACAACACCTACGAGTGTGCTGACATACTTTCAGTCTCACAGCGTACTGTTAGAAAGTGGCTTAAAGACTGGAATATCCCTCGGAGAGGACACGGTGGCCGGAAGAAGACTCATCCATCATTTACCAGCTTTACACCCAAGGATAACGATTATATCCACGTCCAAAGTGGAGATAAGACAGCTTATATCCACCAGTTAAATCTAATCGCTGATGGTCATGACCCAAATGACGTATTTGGCAAGGATAATCACGTCCACCACATTGACGGAATTAAGTATCACAACCTACCCGAGAATCTAACGCTGATGGATGTGTCAAAACACCATAAGCACCACAATGATGTAATGTACGCTGACTCTCCGTGGAGAAACCAAGAGGTAATGCAAGCACTGGTAGATGAGAAAGTTAGCATCCAGTATGCTTCAGACATTATCGACTGCAATGACGCCACAATACGAGAGTGGAGAAACAAATTCGACCTTGAAGGTGACACTCTCCGACGAGATAACAACGAGGTGACACCGTGGAGAAATCCCGTAATCCTCCGGTATCTGATTGAGGAAGAAGGTATTCAGCTTAAGCAAGCGTCAGAAAGGTTTGATGTAGACCCTTCAACTCTGACGAAATATACTAATCTGCATGAAATAGACGTACCTAACGGTAGCCAGCGGGACATAATGCGAAAGGTGCGAGAGTTGCAACAACGTAACAGCGGATTCATGGAGGCTGATGACTGA